Proteins encoded in a region of the Paenibacillus sp. W2I17 genome:
- a CDS encoding sensor histidine kinase — translation MKKWMNQLSRLGLFPKLFLVMVVSIVLVSVLILWTTIHMSTNLFTETFSITNSKVLNQIKTNFESFNEAIAAVSNNVTQSGSIRGFLSEGDADSLTMAKSFYNMRETMDRIQSITESYEVGITIIGINGRSYSTNRAHLQLSVDELKQEPITMEAAETPSRLIFDVYQNEATLGSQQMISATKALTDRTRSRIYGTLYVTMREDIFRQFYSSFTSRGNDVVIMNEKGEIVSSNREDWIGTTQLDLLSYARDMNNNSPRSINARVMDQDSVVLSEYLPFYRFYIVNVVDKDLAMGQLIDMKTVALICAAIVVGALILVFLITSQITKSLRRLVKQMSNITKSDLDNYIPVSGSYESRQLGHAYNYMLDELHDYVDQLVQTQHEQRNAELAALQSQINPHFLYNTLASVKVLVQQGNKDRAAETINALIGLLQNTISDVSQTVTVEQEVENLKNYVFINHVRYGGRIKAAFYVAPDCTHYHVPKLVIQPFIENAFFHGFIKKETGTIHVMVSRAGESLICEIMDNGDGIEGLVMGETLPNPKNNRQLFSGIGIRNVHDRIELLYGSPYGVTIMSTVGEGTRVTVTLPLITS, via the coding sequence ATGAAGAAATGGATGAACCAATTATCTCGTCTTGGATTGTTTCCCAAGTTGTTTCTGGTTATGGTGGTCAGTATTGTCCTCGTTTCTGTACTCATCTTATGGACGACCATTCACATGTCAACCAATCTGTTTACTGAGACGTTCAGTATCACAAACTCCAAGGTGCTTAATCAGATCAAAACAAATTTTGAATCCTTTAATGAGGCCATTGCTGCCGTATCGAATAATGTGACGCAGAGTGGATCGATCCGAGGATTCCTGTCCGAAGGAGATGCCGATTCCCTCACGATGGCCAAATCCTTCTATAATATGAGGGAAACGATGGATCGAATTCAATCCATCACAGAATCCTACGAAGTAGGGATAACAATTATCGGGATTAATGGACGAAGCTATTCCACGAATCGTGCTCACCTTCAGTTGTCCGTGGATGAATTGAAGCAGGAGCCAATTACGATGGAAGCCGCTGAGACGCCGAGTCGTCTTATCTTTGATGTTTACCAAAACGAGGCAACGCTCGGGAGTCAGCAGATGATCTCTGCGACGAAAGCGTTGACGGACCGAACACGCAGCCGAATATACGGTACGCTCTATGTCACGATGAGAGAAGACATATTCCGGCAATTTTACAGTAGCTTTACAAGTCGTGGCAATGATGTGGTCATTATGAATGAAAAAGGTGAGATTGTATCATCGAATCGTGAAGACTGGATCGGAACAACTCAGCTGGATTTGCTATCGTATGCCCGGGATATGAACAACAACTCTCCGAGAAGTATTAATGCTCGTGTGATGGATCAGGATAGCGTTGTGCTATCCGAGTATTTACCGTTCTATCGGTTTTATATTGTCAATGTAGTGGATAAGGATCTGGCGATGGGTCAACTTATCGACATGAAGACGGTTGCCCTGATCTGTGCAGCTATCGTTGTGGGGGCACTCATCCTTGTGTTTCTCATCACCAGCCAGATTACCAAGTCACTGCGCAGACTTGTGAAGCAGATGTCCAACATTACAAAAAGTGATCTGGACAACTATATTCCGGTGAGCGGAAGCTACGAGAGCAGGCAGCTTGGTCATGCTTACAATTACATGCTTGATGAACTGCATGATTATGTGGATCAGTTAGTACAGACACAGCATGAACAACGTAACGCAGAGCTTGCGGCATTACAGAGTCAGATTAATCCTCACTTCTTGTACAATACACTTGCATCTGTCAAAGTTCTGGTGCAACAAGGCAACAAAGACAGGGCTGCGGAGACGATTAACGCGTTAATTGGATTGTTGCAAAATACGATCAGTGATGTGAGTCAGACTGTTACCGTGGAACAAGAAGTCGAGAATTTGAAAAATTATGTCTTCATTAATCACGTCAGATATGGTGGCCGGATTAAAGCAGCATTCTACGTCGCTCCCGATTGTACACATTACCATGTACCGAAGCTGGTTATACAGCCGTTTATCGAGAACGCATTTTTCCATGGATTTATCAAAAAAGAGACGGGCACGATTCATGTCATGGTTTCCAGAGCGGGGGAATCGCTCATCTGTGAGATCATGGACAATGGTGATGGAATTGAAGGGCTCGTTATGGGAGAAACGTTACCCAATCCAAAGAACAATCGTCAACTATTCAGCGGTATCGGTATTCGCAACGTACATGACCGTATTGAATTATTATATGGTTCACCTTATGGTGTCACCATTATGAGTACGGTTGGGGAAGGAACGAGAGTCACCGTTACACTGCCTTTAATCACGAGTTGA
- a CDS encoding extracellular solute-binding protein encodes MWVLMLVTVLLLSACSSGGGGNSASGGDEKTNEITVWAWDKAFNVAAMETAKEAYQKANPDVKINIIEYAQADIIQKLNTGLNSGTASGLPNVVLIEDYRSQSFLNAYPDAFKDLSSSITASDFADYKLGPTAFDGKQYGVPFDSGVAGLYYRTDLLEQAGYKAADLQDITWDDYIQIGKDVKAKTGKELLSLDPNDLGLIRMMIQTAGKWYSAEDGKTPDIANNAALKEAFITYKAMMDANIVKLHSDWSQFVANANNGSVATIPTGNWFSPSVRQEASQSGKWAVAPIPKMAGQPNSVHASNLGGSSWYVMNNVPGADQAADFVAKTFGSDKQLYQDLLNNIGAIGTYKPAVDGDAYAKADEYFGGQKIFTDFANWTKEIPSVNYGINTYAIEDILVVEMQAFLNGKSIDDVLADAQKQAEAQLN; translated from the coding sequence ATGTGGGTATTGATGCTCGTTACAGTACTGCTGTTGTCCGCATGTTCATCCGGTGGCGGAGGTAATTCCGCTAGTGGTGGTGACGAAAAAACAAACGAAATTACGGTCTGGGCTTGGGACAAAGCTTTTAACGTAGCTGCAATGGAAACAGCAAAAGAAGCATATCAAAAAGCAAATCCTGATGTGAAAATTAACATCATTGAATACGCTCAAGCTGATATCATTCAGAAACTGAACACAGGTCTTAACTCCGGAACTGCCAGCGGTCTTCCAAACGTAGTTCTGATTGAAGACTATCGTTCACAAAGCTTCCTGAATGCATATCCTGATGCGTTCAAAGATCTGTCTTCCAGTATCACGGCTTCCGATTTTGCAGATTACAAACTCGGACCAACAGCGTTTGATGGCAAACAATACGGAGTACCATTTGACTCCGGCGTTGCTGGTTTGTACTACAGAACAGATCTGCTGGAGCAAGCTGGCTACAAAGCAGCTGACCTGCAAGACATCACTTGGGATGACTACATCCAAATTGGTAAAGACGTAAAAGCTAAAACAGGTAAAGAGCTTCTTTCTCTTGACCCGAATGACCTTGGTTTGATTCGTATGATGATCCAAACTGCAGGTAAATGGTATTCCGCAGAAGATGGTAAAACACCTGACATTGCTAATAATGCTGCTCTGAAAGAAGCGTTTATTACTTACAAAGCAATGATGGATGCCAACATTGTTAAATTGCACTCTGACTGGAGTCAATTCGTTGCCAACGCCAATAACGGTAGCGTAGCAACAATTCCTACAGGTAACTGGTTCTCACCATCTGTACGTCAAGAAGCTTCCCAATCCGGTAAATGGGCTGTAGCTCCAATACCGAAAATGGCTGGTCAACCAAACTCTGTTCACGCATCCAACTTGGGTGGTAGCTCTTGGTATGTTATGAACAACGTTCCTGGTGCAGATCAAGCAGCTGATTTTGTAGCAAAAACATTTGGTTCTGACAAACAATTGTATCAAGATCTGTTGAACAACATCGGCGCAATTGGTACGTACAAACCAGCAGTTGATGGTGACGCGTATGCCAAAGCAGACGAGTACTTCGGCGGACAAAAAATCTTCACAGACTTTGCGAATTGGACGAAAGAAATTCCAAGCGTAAACTATGGTATCAACACATATGCCATTGAAGATATTCTGGTTGTAGAAATGCAAGCATTCCTGAACGGTAAATCAATCGATGACGTTCTGGCTGATGCACAAAAACAAGCTGAAGCACAATTAAACTAA
- a CDS encoding helix-turn-helix transcriptional regulator, whose protein sequence is MGGKRSDPNMKMLLDYMHEHFDQPLGLAEVAKHFHFNPSYLSSYFSSHKKEGFNEYLNKIRIEKAEELLRSDDVTISEISSMVGYSDHSYFCKVFKKFTGLSPSRYRRKFWA, encoded by the coding sequence GTGGGTGGAAAACGAAGTGATCCCAACATGAAGATGCTGCTGGATTACATGCATGAGCACTTTGATCAGCCGCTCGGGCTTGCTGAAGTAGCCAAGCACTTTCATTTTAATCCATCGTATTTATCCAGTTATTTCTCATCTCACAAAAAAGAAGGATTTAATGAATACTTAAATAAAATTCGGATTGAAAAGGCCGAGGAATTGCTCCGATCCGATGATGTAACGATCTCTGAGATTAGCAGTATGGTAGGCTATTCCGATCATAGTTACTTTTGCAAAGTGTTCAAAAAATTCACCGGATTATCACCAAGCCGATACCGGCGCAAATTCTGGGCATAA
- a CDS encoding X2-like carbohydrate binding domain-containing protein — protein sequence MRTFMGKLRMMSLTVAVVTASLGGLAGTTAAAPSEAYEWKNVVTGAGGGFVPGIIFNESEKDLIYARTDIGGAYRWNAADERWIPLTDFVGWDDWNKNGVDALATDPVDPDRVYMAVGTYTNSWDQNNGSILRSTDRGDTWQTTTLPFKVGGNMPGRSMGERLTVDPNDNSILYFGARSGHGLWKSTDYGVTWNEVTSFPNPGNYVQDPSNEYTSDIVGLAWITFDKTTGSAGQATQTIYVGVADKDQSVYRSTNGGLTWSAVAGQPTGYIPHHGVFDSDGSLYITYSDGVGPYDGEKGDVWKLNTSTGVWTNISPVPSSSTDNYFGYGGLAVDAQNPGTLMVATLNSWWPDATLFRSTDGGATWTRIWEFEGYPNRKLRYTQDISAAPWLTFGTNPAPPETTPKLGWMIGDLEIDPFDSDRMMYGTGATIYGTKNLTDWDDDEKINISVMAKGVEEIAVLDLISPPSGAHLISGVGDVSGFRHNNLDQAPATIFTSPNYPSTESLDFAELSPNTMVRVGKADYAADPNAKSIGLSSDGGTTWYKANAEPAGTTGGGTVAISANGNRLVWSTSDKGVHYSTGGNSWTASTGIPAQAKVISDRVNPNKFYGFAAGKIYVSVDGGATFTASSATGLPMEGNADLDAVPGVEGELWFAGGSEEEGPYGLWHSTDSGATFTKLANVEEADSIGFGKAAPGQSVVALYTVAQIDGTRGFFRSDDGGANWVRINDDQHQYARVTTITGDPRLYGRVYLGTNGRGILYADRVGGNNGGGDGGGTPVTNSAITPVTAEFDRKAGNQVNIPVTLTLNGNTLASIRNGNATLVSGTDYTLTGNEVVLSKNYLASLPNGAATLTFQFSAGAPATLNLLIKDTTAAPVGTIRIEMFNSNTSATGSSISPKFKLTNTGTTALNLSDVKIRYYYTINGEQPQNFFADWATAGSVNVTGTFSALNPVRTGADHVLEIGFTASAGTLNAGQSTEIHTRISKNNWTNYTQTDDYSFAGSQTSYTDWSKVTGYIAGSLQWGIEP from the coding sequence ATGAGAACGTTTATGGGGAAATTGCGAATGATGAGCCTGACGGTTGCCGTAGTAACCGCTTCGCTGGGAGGACTTGCTGGAACAACAGCGGCGGCACCAAGTGAAGCCTATGAGTGGAAAAATGTGGTGACTGGTGCAGGAGGCGGGTTTGTACCAGGCATTATTTTCAACGAGTCGGAAAAGGATCTGATCTATGCCCGTACGGATATCGGGGGAGCCTATCGCTGGAATGCGGCTGACGAGAGATGGATACCCTTAACGGATTTTGTCGGCTGGGATGACTGGAACAAGAATGGTGTGGACGCACTGGCTACGGACCCGGTTGATCCCGATCGGGTGTATATGGCAGTTGGGACGTATACGAATTCGTGGGACCAAAATAATGGCTCCATCTTGCGCTCTACGGACCGGGGAGATACATGGCAAACCACAACACTTCCATTCAAAGTGGGCGGCAACATGCCGGGACGTTCAATGGGAGAACGCCTGACCGTGGACCCAAATGATAACAGTATCCTGTATTTCGGTGCACGAAGTGGTCATGGGTTATGGAAAAGTACCGATTACGGTGTGACCTGGAACGAAGTCACAAGCTTCCCGAATCCGGGAAATTATGTGCAAGACCCTTCGAATGAATATACCAGTGACATCGTAGGTCTGGCATGGATTACATTTGACAAAACAACAGGTTCGGCAGGGCAAGCAACCCAGACAATCTATGTGGGTGTTGCGGATAAAGATCAAAGCGTATATCGCAGCACAAATGGCGGCCTGACTTGGTCAGCTGTTGCTGGTCAACCTACAGGTTATATCCCGCATCATGGTGTGTTTGATTCAGACGGAAGCCTCTATATTACGTACAGCGATGGTGTTGGACCCTATGATGGGGAAAAAGGTGACGTGTGGAAACTGAACACGTCGACAGGTGTTTGGACCAACATCAGCCCTGTTCCAAGCAGCAGCACGGATAATTATTTTGGATATGGCGGATTGGCTGTTGATGCACAGAATCCCGGTACATTGATGGTTGCGACATTAAATTCCTGGTGGCCGGATGCCACCTTGTTCCGCAGTACAGATGGCGGAGCGACATGGACACGCATATGGGAATTTGAAGGATATCCGAACCGGAAGTTACGTTATACACAGGATATTTCGGCAGCGCCATGGCTCACATTTGGCACCAATCCTGCCCCACCCGAAACAACCCCAAAACTGGGCTGGATGATCGGTGATCTGGAGATTGATCCGTTTGATTCGGATCGTATGATGTATGGAACAGGTGCTACGATCTATGGAACGAAGAATCTGACAGACTGGGATGATGATGAAAAAATCAATATTTCAGTGATGGCGAAGGGGGTTGAGGAGATTGCCGTACTGGATCTGATCAGCCCGCCAAGTGGTGCACATTTGATAAGCGGAGTGGGAGATGTCTCCGGATTCCGTCATAACAATCTGGACCAGGCTCCAGCTACCATATTTACGAGCCCGAACTATCCTTCCACAGAAAGTCTGGATTTTGCAGAGTTAAGTCCAAATACGATGGTTCGCGTAGGTAAAGCAGATTATGCTGCTGATCCAAATGCAAAATCCATTGGTTTGTCCAGTGACGGAGGTACTACGTGGTATAAGGCCAATGCAGAACCTGCCGGCACAACCGGAGGGGGGACCGTAGCCATCTCTGCGAATGGTAACCGACTCGTATGGAGCACGTCAGATAAAGGCGTACATTATTCGACTGGTGGCAATTCATGGACGGCAAGTACGGGGATACCTGCACAGGCAAAAGTGATTTCGGATCGTGTCAATCCAAACAAATTTTATGGATTTGCAGCGGGTAAAATCTATGTGAGTGTGGATGGTGGTGCTACCTTCACAGCATCGTCTGCGACCGGACTTCCGATGGAAGGAAATGCCGATCTGGATGCCGTTCCAGGTGTTGAAGGTGAACTCTGGTTTGCTGGTGGCAGTGAGGAAGAAGGTCCTTACGGATTATGGCATTCTACGGATTCAGGAGCGACATTCACAAAGCTTGCCAATGTAGAGGAAGCAGACAGTATCGGATTTGGTAAAGCGGCACCTGGGCAGAGCGTTGTTGCGTTATACACGGTTGCACAGATCGATGGAACACGTGGATTCTTCCGCTCCGATGACGGTGGTGCCAATTGGGTTCGTATCAACGATGATCAGCATCAGTATGCTCGTGTAACTACAATTACGGGTGATCCGCGTTTGTATGGAAGAGTATATCTCGGAACAAATGGCCGCGGAATTTTGTATGCTGACCGTGTTGGAGGTAACAATGGCGGAGGAGACGGCGGGGGTACACCAGTGACCAACTCTGCGATTACACCGGTTACAGCCGAATTTGATCGCAAAGCAGGCAATCAGGTTAATATTCCAGTCACGTTAACACTTAACGGCAATACACTTGCATCCATTCGCAACGGGAATGCAACGCTGGTTTCAGGTACAGATTACACGTTGACAGGCAATGAGGTCGTATTGAGTAAAAACTACCTGGCTTCACTGCCAAATGGCGCAGCGACGCTAACCTTTCAATTCAGCGCAGGCGCTCCTGCGACCTTGAATCTGCTCATTAAAGACACGACAGCTGCACCTGTTGGAACCATACGCATTGAGATGTTTAACAGCAACACTTCAGCGACGGGCAGCTCGATTAGTCCCAAATTCAAACTGACAAATACGGGTACTACAGCCTTGAATCTGTCTGATGTGAAAATCAGATATTATTACACGATAAACGGTGAACAGCCTCAGAACTTTTTCGCTGACTGGGCGACTGCTGGCAGTGTGAATGTGACAGGCACGTTCAGTGCACTCAATCCGGTACGGACAGGTGCTGATCACGTGCTTGAGATTGGATTTACAGCTTCGGCTGGAACACTGAATGCGGGACAAAGCACGGAAATCCATACGCGCATCTCCAAGAACAATTGGACCAACTATACGCAAACGGATGATTATTCTTTTGCAGGTAGTCAGACTTCCTATACGGACTGGTCCAAAGTCACCGGTTATATCGCGGGAAGTCTCCAATGGGGAATTGAACCATAA
- a CDS encoding SMP-30/gluconolactonase/LRE family protein produces the protein MSDVTVAVQTPALLGEGPSWDAENNRLLWVDIESFKVHVYDPATGQDQAYDVGEHVGAVVPYRGDEVLVALRSGFHTYHLHTGELHAIENPEQDKDTNRFNDGKCDAKGRFWAGTMSMNNESKAGSLYCLEQGQPVRTMVQGVSTSNGLGWSPDRQTMYYIDTPTRSIDRFDFDLTAGTIQNRTSVIHIPEEFGFPDGMTVDGEGMLWVAHWGGGRVTRWNPHTSELLQQIEVPADQVTSCCFGGPDLEELYITTARIGIKEERLKETPDAGSLFVIRPGVKRAGDSRLW, from the coding sequence ATGAGCGACGTAACTGTAGCAGTACAAACCCCGGCATTATTGGGGGAAGGTCCAAGCTGGGATGCGGAGAACAATCGATTATTGTGGGTAGATATTGAAAGTTTTAAGGTGCATGTGTATGATCCGGCTACAGGGCAGGATCAGGCTTATGATGTCGGTGAACATGTCGGGGCTGTTGTTCCCTATCGTGGTGACGAAGTTTTGGTTGCTTTACGCAGTGGATTCCATACGTATCACTTGCATACGGGTGAGCTGCATGCCATTGAGAACCCCGAACAAGATAAGGATACCAATCGTTTTAATGATGGAAAATGTGATGCGAAGGGCCGCTTCTGGGCAGGCACGATGAGCATGAATAATGAAAGCAAAGCCGGATCGTTGTATTGTTTGGAGCAAGGGCAACCCGTTCGCACAATGGTACAAGGTGTGTCTACATCCAACGGCCTGGGCTGGAGTCCGGATCGGCAGACCATGTATTACATTGATACCCCGACACGTTCTATTGACCGGTTTGATTTTGATCTGACGGCAGGTACGATACAAAATCGGACAAGTGTCATTCACATACCGGAGGAATTCGGTTTTCCGGATGGGATGACGGTTGATGGTGAGGGCATGCTGTGGGTTGCGCACTGGGGCGGAGGAAGAGTCACTCGCTGGAACCCGCATACATCAGAACTGTTGCAACAGATTGAGGTGCCGGCAGATCAGGTAACATCCTGCTGTTTTGGTGGACCGGATCTCGAAGAGTTATACATTACAACAGCACGTATAGGGATTAAGGAAGAACGTCTGAAAGAGACACCGGATGCGGGCTCACTTTTTGTCATCAGACCGGGGGTTAAAAGGGCAGGAGACTCACGCTTATGGTAG
- a CDS encoding response regulator: MNRLCKVLIVDDEFLVRQGIKHHMNWEAEGFIIVGEASNGEEGLQQVNLLKPDIVITDIVMPVMDGETFVRTLKASNPQIEVIVLSSFSEFEYVRSTLQHGAADYILKPKLDTNELLQVLQRTAGKIPELQFEPSHDGWRLGQLMEKMLSGFTLDEDSEMPIIRDTFPYESFRLLVYKPVGAGGNPLKMDQEQIESKLRSDLPEVECAMVPAEGTLPVMLLNVDPARDEWMLERIRQLASENAAGEDSPGWVLSESFTSFEQMGVVYRERLIKLIEYRFYYKDRPILVYGELPPMHPAGYQFNVNMFLQHVKRNRVEAAREYLQDHAKTLGRDYIADVFEIKSFLGNLIFNVTITLADMDVQSAGLEESKYTYFKNVDGASSLDEVMTVLDQFMTEVQECTVGCGWKTK; encoded by the coding sequence ATGAACCGGTTGTGCAAGGTGCTGATTGTTGACGATGAGTTTCTGGTAAGACAGGGCATAAAGCACCATATGAACTGGGAAGCGGAAGGATTTATCATTGTGGGTGAAGCTTCCAACGGTGAAGAAGGATTACAGCAGGTGAACCTGTTAAAACCGGATATTGTGATCACCGACATTGTCATGCCTGTCATGGATGGCGAAACGTTTGTCCGTACACTAAAAGCCAGTAATCCGCAGATTGAAGTAATTGTACTTAGCAGCTTCAGTGAATTCGAGTATGTACGTTCAACGCTTCAGCACGGGGCAGCCGATTATATACTGAAACCCAAGCTGGATACAAATGAATTATTGCAAGTCCTTCAACGCACAGCGGGTAAAATTCCCGAGCTACAGTTCGAGCCGTCGCACGATGGCTGGAGACTTGGGCAACTGATGGAGAAGATGCTGTCCGGATTTACACTGGATGAAGATAGCGAAATGCCGATCATTCGAGATACCTTTCCGTATGAATCCTTTCGTCTGCTGGTGTATAAACCCGTGGGTGCTGGAGGGAATCCACTGAAGATGGATCAGGAACAGATAGAATCCAAGCTCCGCAGTGATCTGCCTGAAGTAGAATGTGCAATGGTTCCCGCAGAGGGTACATTACCTGTGATGCTTCTTAATGTCGATCCTGCGAGAGATGAATGGATGCTTGAACGGATCAGACAGTTGGCCAGTGAAAATGCAGCAGGAGAAGACAGTCCTGGTTGGGTGCTTAGTGAAAGCTTTACTTCATTTGAACAGATGGGTGTTGTTTACCGGGAACGCCTGATTAAGCTGATTGAATATCGCTTCTATTATAAGGATCGACCAATCCTGGTGTATGGTGAACTGCCTCCAATGCATCCCGCAGGTTACCAGTTTAATGTGAATATGTTTTTGCAGCATGTGAAGCGTAACCGGGTCGAAGCGGCAAGGGAGTATTTACAGGATCATGCAAAAACTCTTGGACGGGATTATATTGCCGATGTGTTTGAGATCAAATCATTTCTCGGTAACTTGATCTTTAACGTGACCATTACCCTCGCGGATATGGATGTCCAGTCTGCCGGGCTGGAAGAGAGCAAATATACGTATTTTAAAAATGTGGACGGGGCTTCAAGTCTGGACGAAGTCATGACTGTGCTTGACCAATTCATGACGGAAGTTCAGGAGTGCACCGTTGGGTGTGGGTGGAAAACGAAGTGA
- a CDS encoding alpha/beta hydrolase, translated as MTTTIPLWDHAAPYAAHGHEDEMPHLIPFIQPGSESAVIVCPGGGYGFLADHEGAPIAELLNRAGISAFVLKYRVAPHQHPAPITDGQRAIRYVRAHAEQYGINPAKIAVLGFSAGGHLTATLGTLYDEGQPDHEDLIERQSSRPDRVILCYPVITMESYGHAGSRENLLGSDASAEQIKAFSAEQQVRADAPEAFIWHTSGDQAVPVENSLRYALALGEHGIPYDLHVFEKGSHGLGLAEDNHAIRVWSDLCLTWLKNQGW; from the coding sequence ATGACAACAACTATACCCTTATGGGATCATGCTGCACCTTATGCAGCCCATGGCCATGAAGACGAGATGCCACATTTGATTCCATTTATTCAGCCCGGTTCCGAGAGCGCTGTCATTGTATGTCCAGGGGGCGGCTATGGATTTTTGGCTGATCATGAAGGTGCTCCAATAGCAGAATTGTTGAACCGTGCAGGTATAAGTGCATTTGTCCTGAAATATCGGGTGGCGCCTCACCAGCATCCTGCACCTATAACAGATGGTCAGCGTGCCATACGTTATGTTCGTGCTCATGCTGAGCAGTATGGCATCAACCCTGCCAAGATTGCAGTGCTTGGTTTCTCAGCAGGCGGACATCTCACAGCAACACTGGGAACGCTGTATGACGAGGGACAACCGGATCATGAGGACCTCATTGAACGCCAAAGTTCACGCCCGGACCGAGTTATTCTCTGTTATCCGGTAATTACGATGGAGTCCTATGGACATGCCGGTTCCCGTGAGAATTTGCTTGGGTCTGACGCGTCTGCCGAGCAGATCAAGGCTTTCAGCGCGGAGCAGCAGGTGAGAGCGGATGCTCCTGAAGCGTTCATCTGGCACACCAGCGGTGACCAGGCAGTGCCTGTAGAGAATAGCTTGCGTTACGCACTTGCATTGGGCGAGCATGGGATTCCCTATGATTTGCACGTTTTTGAGAAAGGTTCACATGGACTTGGATTAGCTGAGGACAACCATGCGATTCGGGTATGGTCGGATCTGTGTCTCACATGGCTCAAGAATCAAGGCTGGTAA
- a CDS encoding SGNH/GDSL hydrolase family protein — translation MKLQKNDKLLFIGDSITDCGREHPVGEGSSGLGHGYVAQVYALLRSIYPELMLRVQNVGNGGNTIRDLKQRWDRDVLDLKPDWLTIMIGINDVWRQFDNPLSTDSHVFLEEYESTLRELVASVRPNLKGLVLMTPYYLEANPEDPMRATMDIYGEAVRRVASEYDAVYVDTQAAFAPFWDHFYTSVLTYDRVHPDATGHMVLSKAFLDAIGFEWSGGVKSK, via the coding sequence ATGAAATTGCAGAAAAATGACAAGCTTCTGTTTATCGGGGATTCGATTACAGATTGTGGTCGGGAACATCCTGTAGGTGAAGGCAGTTCAGGTCTGGGCCATGGTTACGTAGCACAAGTCTATGCCCTCTTGCGGTCCATCTATCCGGAATTGATGTTGCGTGTCCAGAATGTGGGTAATGGTGGAAATACGATTCGTGATCTGAAACAGCGCTGGGATCGTGATGTGCTTGACCTTAAACCGGACTGGCTGACGATCATGATTGGCATTAATGATGTATGGCGTCAGTTCGACAACCCATTGTCAACAGACTCACATGTGTTTCTTGAAGAATACGAATCCACATTGCGTGAACTGGTGGCTTCGGTTCGTCCCAACCTGAAAGGTCTGGTACTAATGACGCCTTATTATCTTGAGGCTAATCCGGAAGACCCGATGCGGGCAACGATGGATATCTACGGAGAAGCGGTACGCAGGGTAGCGAGTGAGTATGATGCGGTGTATGTGGATACACAGGCTGCATTTGCTCCATTTTGGGATCATTTCTATACGTCTGTGTTGACTTATGACCGGGTACATCCGGATGCAACGGGCCATATGGTACTGTCCAAAGCATTCTTGGATGCCATCGGATTCGAATGGTCAGGCGGCGTCAAATCTAAATAA